Proteins from a genomic interval of Oceanidesulfovibrio indonesiensis:
- a CDS encoding universal stress protein, which translates to MERHLLITISEDQTALFGVRFAASFFSAKDHVRITLLYIAPGEDDPDVSATSALSAAHEKCLSFGFSESMVDSKSLTRRTSLIKDILAEAQRGMYDAVVLGRRGVSRLEEVLGESTSRRILEESAVTPVWICRIPDPTRKNVLLCMDGSEQAYRMADHVGFILGSEQDHDVTILCVLEPGSDPESMNPVVQRATALLTENGMDAKRITSRVENNDNPAQTIATLARDEGFAVVAAGRAASVGSVLGQLFTDSVSASLFRDSGGSTLWVAK; encoded by the coding sequence ATGGAACGCCACCTGTTGATCACCATAAGTGAGGATCAGACCGCCCTGTTCGGAGTCCGGTTCGCTGCATCTTTTTTTTCCGCCAAAGACCACGTGCGAATCACCCTGCTATACATTGCGCCAGGCGAGGATGACCCCGACGTCAGCGCGACAAGCGCCCTTAGCGCCGCTCATGAGAAATGCCTGAGTTTCGGTTTCTCCGAAAGCATGGTGGACTCGAAGAGCCTGACCAGGCGGACTTCGCTTATCAAGGACATTCTCGCCGAAGCGCAGCGAGGCATGTATGACGCCGTGGTGCTGGGCCGCCGCGGAGTATCCAGGCTGGAGGAGGTTCTCGGAGAAAGCACCAGCCGCCGAATCCTTGAGGAGTCTGCTGTCACGCCGGTATGGATATGCCGCATCCCGGACCCTACCCGCAAGAACGTCCTGTTGTGCATGGACGGCTCCGAGCAGGCATACCGCATGGCCGACCACGTGGGCTTCATCCTCGGAAGCGAGCAGGACCACGACGTCACGATCCTTTGCGTGCTGGAACCGGGAAGCGATCCAGAATCCATGAATCCGGTTGTGCAACGCGCGACAGCGCTTCTGACAGAGAACGGCATGGATGCGAAACGCATAACCAGCCGGGTGGAAAACAACGACAACCCCGCACAGACCATCGCAACCCTGGCCCGGGACGAAGGCTTTGCGGTGGTCGCCGCAGGCCGCGCGGCGTCGGTCGGCAGCGTGCTCGGGCAACTCTTTACCGATTCGGTCAGCGCAAGCCTGTTTCGCGACTCAGGCGGCTCCACCCTGTGGGTTGCGAAGTAG
- a CDS encoding ribonuclease catalytic domain-containing protein, with protein MSGSTVRHPVPGCVVEFMQANRPHIAFVVGEKSGRLKLLTLNSREMNHKQDRLLPWIGPRYAPDLSRQEVLDLLAGHEERRAKIESEVDAMYLWSFAQGEVPSAGVEWFADLLWDGDEASDVDHLAALGRALLGCKTHFKLDPPVFLIHPEEKVEARLREQKIAEEREKLAAAGRSFFKQLWDARQRSGAVPVKDAGVWAAELGLELEQRLAGLLRTRIANPEDQESDQVWKVVSKGLPEVPHLPLLLAQAWGIIPAHYNFHLDQNDYRADDGWWTEYETVVHGLTERIKAEAQAAEEGMDAERLADRLVSVDAATTRDLDDAFAIRPLEGGGWRVLVALACPAMFWPWCSELDRAVAYRASSLYLPEGSSHMMPEVLGTDIFSLCEKTPRPALLVDCEVDARGRLVSCRPEAAWARVTANMTYDEAEDAIDAGAGDHGANLAIGYELAEALRMARIQNGAAVIIRHEPEIELEGEGADTRVQLVFKPQTPKSQLLVSELMIMVNSALGSWAAEHSIPLYYRTQNIALPKESAGVWEAPHEVYRVVRSLGPSCLETRPARHATLGTEAYSPVSSPLRRYADLVNEGQILHYLEHGTPRLTAGEMEAMLPTLTCRMEAVGRIQRFRPRYWKLLAVKQSINPTYDSEIVDEAPNFVTAAVPDLQIFVRGSKKMFGDKIVPGQHFDIRLGKVDPLANEIHVVEAWESEGPDTNGSE; from the coding sequence TCGCGGCAGGAGGTGCTCGATCTCCTGGCCGGGCATGAGGAACGCCGGGCGAAGATCGAATCAGAGGTGGACGCCATGTATCTCTGGAGCTTCGCCCAGGGCGAGGTGCCTTCCGCCGGGGTGGAGTGGTTCGCCGATCTGCTCTGGGACGGGGACGAAGCCAGCGACGTGGACCACCTCGCCGCGCTGGGCAGGGCGCTTCTCGGCTGCAAGACCCACTTCAAGCTCGATCCGCCTGTATTCCTCATCCACCCCGAGGAAAAGGTGGAGGCGCGGCTGCGTGAACAGAAGATCGCCGAGGAGCGCGAAAAACTGGCCGCCGCCGGGCGTTCTTTTTTCAAGCAACTCTGGGATGCCAGGCAGCGTTCCGGCGCCGTGCCTGTGAAGGACGCAGGCGTCTGGGCCGCGGAGCTGGGGCTGGAGCTGGAGCAACGTCTTGCCGGCCTCCTGCGCACGCGCATAGCCAACCCGGAGGACCAGGAGAGCGACCAGGTATGGAAGGTTGTCAGCAAGGGCCTGCCAGAGGTCCCACACCTGCCTTTGCTGCTCGCCCAGGCGTGGGGCATCATTCCGGCGCATTACAATTTTCATCTGGATCAGAACGATTATCGGGCCGATGACGGCTGGTGGACCGAGTACGAGACTGTCGTCCATGGGCTTACCGAGCGTATCAAAGCCGAAGCTCAGGCCGCTGAAGAGGGCATGGACGCCGAAAGGCTGGCCGACCGTCTGGTGAGTGTGGATGCGGCCACCACCCGCGACCTGGACGACGCCTTCGCCATACGGCCGCTGGAGGGCGGCGGCTGGCGAGTGCTCGTGGCCCTGGCTTGTCCGGCCATGTTCTGGCCGTGGTGCAGCGAGCTGGACCGCGCCGTGGCGTACCGCGCATCGAGCCTTTATCTGCCCGAAGGGTCGAGCCACATGATGCCGGAAGTGCTGGGCACCGATATCTTCAGCCTGTGCGAAAAGACACCGCGGCCGGCGCTGCTGGTGGACTGCGAAGTGGACGCCCGGGGCAGGCTCGTGTCCTGCAGGCCGGAGGCGGCCTGGGCGCGTGTGACCGCCAACATGACCTACGACGAGGCCGAGGATGCCATTGACGCCGGGGCAGGCGATCACGGCGCGAACCTCGCCATCGGCTACGAGCTGGCCGAGGCGTTGCGCATGGCGCGCATCCAGAATGGCGCCGCGGTCATCATTCGTCATGAACCCGAGATCGAACTGGAGGGCGAAGGAGCCGATACGCGGGTGCAACTGGTGTTCAAACCGCAGACGCCCAAATCCCAGCTGCTGGTGAGCGAGCTGATGATCATGGTCAACAGCGCCCTCGGTTCCTGGGCCGCGGAACACTCAATCCCGCTGTATTACCGCACGCAGAACATCGCCCTGCCCAAGGAAAGCGCCGGGGTGTGGGAAGCGCCGCATGAGGTGTATCGTGTGGTGCGCTCCCTGGGCCCCTCCTGTCTGGAAACCCGGCCGGCTCGCCACGCCACCCTGGGGACTGAAGCGTACAGTCCGGTCAGCTCGCCGCTCAGACGGTATGCCGACCTCGTCAACGAAGGGCAGATTCTGCACTATCTGGAACACGGAACGCCACGGCTCACTGCCGGTGAAATGGAGGCCATGCTGCCCACGCTGACGTGTCGGATGGAGGCAGTGGGCCGCATCCAGCGCTTCAGGCCGCGCTATTGGAAACTCCTTGCCGTGAAGCAGTCAATAAATCCAACATATGATTCCGAGATCGTGGACGAGGCCCCGAACTTCGTGACGGCGGCTGTGCCGGACTTGCAAATTTTCGTGCGCGGCTCCAAAAAGATGTTTGGGGACAAGATCGTGCCCGGGCAGCATTTTGACATCCGTCTGGGGAAGGTCGATCCACTGGCCAACGAAATCCATGTCGTGGAGGCGTGGGAGAGCGAAGGCCCCGATACCAACGGGAGTGAATGA
- the plsY gene encoding glycerol-3-phosphate 1-O-acyltransferase PlsY yields the protein MAYVFLVLAAYLLGSVPFGYVVGRLCGVDPRKEGSGNTGATNLARTCGLWAGILVLVLDFGKGFLPVIVAASMHAPWPWISLAGFAALMGHCYSVFLGFKGGKAVATTLGVFAAVAPLPLVAAAFLCVVAIAASGFVSLGSLVMVTSMPLLLLAFQAPRFIPLSIAVLLLVYWRHRENIGRLVRGEEKHWRKKKSQDGKR from the coding sequence ATGGCGTATGTGTTCCTGGTTCTGGCCGCATACCTGCTCGGCTCCGTGCCGTTCGGCTATGTGGTTGGCCGGCTCTGCGGCGTGGACCCGCGCAAGGAAGGCAGCGGCAACACCGGGGCCACCAACCTTGCCCGCACCTGCGGCCTGTGGGCCGGCATTCTTGTGCTCGTGCTGGACTTCGGCAAGGGCTTCCTTCCCGTAATCGTTGCCGCCTCCATGCACGCGCCATGGCCGTGGATCAGTCTGGCCGGCTTTGCCGCGCTGATGGGCCATTGCTACTCAGTGTTTCTGGGTTTCAAAGGCGGCAAAGCCGTGGCGACCACTCTCGGCGTTTTCGCAGCCGTGGCGCCGCTGCCACTGGTTGCGGCCGCGTTTTTGTGCGTGGTGGCCATAGCGGCCTCGGGCTTTGTATCGCTCGGGTCCCTGGTTATGGTTACCAGCATGCCGCTTCTGCTGCTCGCGTTTCAGGCGCCGCGCTTCATTCCCCTGAGCATAGCCGTGCTCCTTCTCGTGTACTGGCGGCACCGGGAGAACATCGGCCGCCTGGTACGGGGCGAAGAAAAGCACTGGCGCAAGAAGAAATCGCAAGACGGCAAAAGGTAG
- a CDS encoding D-alanyl-D-alanine carboxypeptidase family protein, giving the protein MARNTVGGFLRSRFVRLFAFFILALSVSAWPRILHCQSNFDGPSQLVAAALLMDVQSGEFLHGVAADTHIPPASLTKIMTLFLVFDALSAGKVRQNDVMRVDDSVQDIYGARLGLQPGDVLTVGEAIYGVAVASANDAATALAVHIAGSEQAFVTRMNEKAASLELRNTYYENPHGLPSPGQKTTAADVANISRAYILSHTEALEVHSARTFQFRDVVFSNRNTLLGAYPGLDGLKTGFIRASGHCLVATATRHGRRLLSVVLGAASPEERDAASVELLDYGFTASGPAAFD; this is encoded by the coding sequence ATGGCTCGCAACACCGTGGGCGGTTTTTTGCGCAGCCGATTCGTACGGTTGTTCGCGTTCTTCATCCTTGCCCTCTCGGTGTCGGCGTGGCCGCGGATTCTGCATTGCCAGAGCAATTTCGACGGGCCCTCGCAACTCGTGGCCGCGGCGTTACTCATGGATGTGCAGAGCGGCGAGTTTCTTCATGGTGTGGCCGCGGACACGCACATTCCCCCGGCATCGCTGACCAAAATCATGACGCTTTTCCTCGTCTTCGACGCGTTGTCGGCTGGAAAGGTACGTCAGAATGACGTCATGCGCGTGGACGATTCGGTCCAGGACATATACGGCGCCAGACTCGGCCTGCAACCTGGCGATGTCCTGACTGTGGGAGAGGCGATTTACGGCGTGGCTGTAGCGTCGGCAAACGATGCGGCGACAGCGCTGGCTGTCCATATCGCAGGCAGCGAGCAGGCGTTCGTGACCCGGATGAACGAGAAGGCCGCGTCTTTGGAATTACGCAATACGTATTACGAAAACCCGCATGGCCTTCCTTCCCCTGGCCAGAAGACCACAGCCGCGGACGTGGCCAACATATCTCGGGCCTACATTTTGTCCCACACGGAAGCGCTCGAAGTCCACAGCGCGCGTACATTCCAGTTCCGCGATGTGGTGTTTTCGAATCGTAATACGCTTCTTGGTGCTTACCCCGGGCTCGATGGTCTGAAGACAGGATTCATCAGGGCGTCCGGGCACTGCCTGGTCGCCACGGCGACACGACACGGCAGACGACTGCTTTCTGTGGTGCTTGGTGCAGCCAGTCCGGAGGAACGGGACGCGGCTTCGGTCGAGTTGCTGGACTACGGCTTCACAGCATCAGGCCCGGCCGCTTTTGATTGA
- a CDS encoding universal stress protein, with translation MRRILVPVDLGPATEKVIEVTEAQARAFGAPVELLHVTVPEPDFVGYGPGPQHERDQLACEMKEQRQKLTALKERLHEAGIDVTERMYQGVPEEKILEEAKRSDIDLIILGLARHSIFYRVWVGSVGEELYRRAPCPLLFVPAPEEEE, from the coding sequence ATGCGCAGAATACTCGTTCCCGTGGACCTGGGGCCAGCCACCGAGAAGGTCATCGAAGTGACCGAAGCCCAGGCCAGGGCGTTCGGTGCGCCGGTGGAGCTGCTGCACGTTACGGTGCCGGAGCCGGATTTCGTGGGATATGGGCCTGGTCCGCAACACGAGCGGGACCAGCTTGCCTGCGAGATGAAAGAGCAGCGGCAGAAGCTGACCGCACTCAAGGAGCGGCTGCACGAGGCCGGCATCGACGTGACAGAGCGCATGTACCAGGGCGTGCCCGAAGAGAAAATTCTCGAGGAAGCCAAACGCTCGGATATCGACCTCATCATTCTGGGCCTTGCCCGCCACTCCATTTTCTACCGCGTCTGGGTGGGCAGCGTGGGCGAGGAACTGTACCGCCGCGCACCGTGCCCGCTGCTCTTCGTGCCCGCGCCGGAAGAAGAGGAGTAA